One Cynocephalus volans isolate mCynVol1 chromosome 5, mCynVol1.pri, whole genome shotgun sequence DNA window includes the following coding sequences:
- the MOCS1 gene encoding molybdenum cofactor biosynthesis protein 1 isoform X4, which yields MAARPLARMLRWLWRSSARSCSSGAPVTQPRPGEPSQPAAEELSRRRQERRQFLREHAAPFSAFLTDSFGRQHSYLRISLTEKCNLRCQYCMPEDGVPLTPKADLLTTEEILTLARLFVKEGVSKIRLTGGEPLIRPDVVDIVAQLHRLGGLRTIGVTTNGINLARLLPQLQKAGLSAINISLDTLVPAKFEFIVRRKGFHKVMEGIHKAIELGYSPVKVNCVVMRGLNEDELLDFVALTEGLPLDVRFIEYMPFDGNKWNFRKMVSYKEMLDTIQQQWPELEKLPEEESSTAKAFKIPGFQGQISFITSMSEHFCGTCNRLRITADGNLKVCLFGNSEVSLRDHLRAGASEEELLRIIGAAVGRKKRQHAGMFSISQMKNRPMILIGG from the exons ATGGCGGCGCGGCCTCTGGCCCGGATGCTGCGGTGGCTCTGGAGGTCCAGCGCCCGGAGCTGCAGCTCGGGGGCTCCGGTGACGCAACCCCGCCCCGGGGAGCCCTCGCAACCTGCCGCGGAG GAGCTGTCCAGGCGGAGACAAGAACGGAGGCAGTTCCTACGGGAGCACGCGGCCCCCTTCTCCGCCTTCCTCACAGACAGCTTTGGCCGCCAGCACAGCTACCTGCGGATTTCCCTCACCGAGAAGTGCAACCTCAGAT GCCAGTACTGCATGCCCGAGGATGGTGTCCCTCTGACCCCCAAGGCTGACCTGCTGACTACTGAGGAGATCTTGACCCTTGCCCGGCTCTTTGTGAAAGAAGGTGTCAGCAAGATCCGGCTCACGGGCGGAGAGCCGCTCATCCGGCCGGACGTGGTGGACATCGTGG CCCAGCTGCACCGGCTGGGAGGGCTGAGGACCATCGGTGTCACCACCAATGGCATCAACCTAGCCCGGCTACTGCCCCAGCTTCAGAAAGCTGGCCTGAGTGCCATCAACATCAGCCTGGACACCCTGGTGCCTGCCAAGTTTGAGTTCATCGTCCGCAGGAAAG gCTTCCACAAGGTCATGGAGGGCATCCACAAGGCCATCGAGCTGGGCTACAGCCCTGTGAAG GTGAACTGTGTGGTGATGCGAGGCCTGAACGAGGACGAACTCCTGGACTTTGTGGCCTTGACTGAGGGGCTGCCCCTGGACGTGCGCTTCATAGAGTACATGCCCTTTGATG GCAACAAGTGGAACTTCAGGAAGATGGTCAGCTACAAGGAGATGCTGGACACAATCCAGCAGCAGTGGCCGGAGCTAGAGAAGCTGCCAGAGGAGGAATCCAGTACAGCCAAG GCCTTTAAAATCCCTGGCTTCCAAGGCCAGATCAGCTTCATCACATCCATGTCTGAGCATTTCTGTGGGACCTGCAACCGGCTGCGAATCACAGCCGATGGGAACCTCAAG GTCTGTCTCTTTGGGAACTCAGAGGTGTCTCTACGGGATCACCTGCGGGCGGGGGCCTCCGAGGAGGAGCTGCTGAGAATCATTGGGGCGGCCGTGGGCAGGAAGAAGCGGCAGCATGCAG GTATGTTCAGTATTTCCCAGATGAAGAACCGGCCCATGATCCTCATCGGTGGGTGA